TTGTCCACATTAAAAGGCAGCATCCAAGTAGAGCACCATTCCGATATGCAATCAAGGTCATCTTGTAGTAACTGTAAATTTACGGAGGGATCGGAAAATAGCTTCAAATAGAAATTGTAGATCACTTGAGTATGCTATGAATAAAAGTGGGCTCAAAACTGATCCTTGCAGTACCCCACTTAAAACCGTTCTCTCAACTGAGAAAGAGTCCCCAACTCTAACACAAAACTTTCTATCTGTTAAATACGCGTCGATCCATCTCAGTAATTGACCACGGATACCAAGGTGTTTCAATTTATGTAATAGTCTTCGCTTTGGGGTTACCCCGGCTACTGGGGCTTTTCTGTCTAATGCTCTTGACCATTCATTGACACACCAGAGAAGATTTGTCATTGTAGAATGTCCTTTGACAAAACCATGCTGCTGTTCTGGTATAACCAGTTCATTTTGCAGAAAATCGGAAATTGTCTTGGCAATAATAGATTACATTATCTTAGATATTATAGGTGTTAAGCTGATAGGACGATAGTTATTAGGATTCAATTTGTTCCCTTTTTTAAAAATCGGTGTTACAGATGCGGTTTTCCATATAGGGGGCAAACTATGTGTGgagaatgataaggacataatcaCATATAGTGGGTAAGCTAAAGCATCAgaacatttctttaaaaataaagaagatattaaaTCGAGACCAGGAgacgaattattttttaaactttgaaGATGATGTTTAACTTTTTCAGGAGTAATGATTATATTTTTTCAGAAGATTTTGTGGTTTTTGTTCGCTTCCGGCAATTAATACCGCATATCGGATGTTATTAACAATTCCTCCGTTGACTTCAATATCTTCTTGCGCCTCATCCAGAGCTCGTTCAAAGAACTTCTCTGAGTACAGGTTAAATAATAACCTTGTTTAACACCTCTTTGGATTTTATGATTTCAGTGTCTCTCATCTTCGTTCTAACTTGCTTCAGTATTCATCatcaatatttacttcaaaataaaattacttattCTACAAAAAATTACTTATACAATTCTACCTATCTATgtcattattattttcttttatttatttgtacattCCATAATTTACCTGTAAACGGGGCTGTGGTTTCTTTGATTATAACTGGGACTGTGCGTACGGTCCTGGTATATAGGCGAACTAGATGGCAATCTTTTTTCAGATACAGATTTCATGTGGTAATCTTGAGCAAACTTATGAGTTTCGTCCAACAGTGGACTAGCATTTTGCCTGtaactacaaaaataattaaataaacaaataaacatgaAATGTTGGTAGGTTTATAAGCCATAATATTTTGATATCagaataaatcaaaaataaaaatcattttaaagCAAATCTGTTGATAATTTTATTGTCAAATTTTTCTACCAACTCTACCAGTGTCTCTAGATAATtagaaaatgtaaaaatattttaaaaagattatATTCAAACAATGATTTAATATGTTCTTTAGATATTGAGccgacaaaaaaaaataaaaaaaaataacacaacAGCAATAGGAAGTTATTTCTTACCTAGTGTAACTGGAATTTTTTGTGGGCGTTGACAGATTGGGACTAGGACTGTTAAATCTATTTGTAGGGCTCGCTCTGTAGGGAGAAGTCGGACTGCTACTTATTTTGGAACGTTTTTGTGTACCAACTCTCATCATAAATGGCGATCCTTTTACATCATAACCATTAAAGTAGACGTAAACCTAaaagtaatattatatatatatatatatatatatattatatatatatatatataatacaccAGTTCCAAAGTGTAACAAGTCAGAAAACAGGGAAAATCTTTTCTCCAACATATTTGTGTcagataattttattattttgttaatatattaaTAATCGACATATTTTAAGCTAAACTGTgatgttattaaaaaagaaatatatacatatataataagtAATTTAAAGGTATTTGTCTAGTTGTTACACTTTGGAACTAAAGATTTTTCATATTTCATTGAAAGTTCAAATTAGGTATGAGATTGgtttgaataaaacaaaaaaaaacgtatGGTTCTCTATTTATTAGATATACCACAAAaccttaatttattaatcagATATGTTTTCTTCGTCTACCGTTATGGAGGCTACAGGAAGGCCGTGATAAAAATCCCAATATGCTCTTTGGATCGGCCCAGAATTGCACAAGGAAATTAGGTCTTTTTTCTTTAAAGGTGAAATACCTGGTGGATAGCTATAAGCAGGGTTTAGCTTAATGTCTGTTCACTGTCCTCTTGTTCTCCGATCAACATTTATACTTTTGAATTCTGAAAATTGTGTAGGGAGCTGATTTTTCTACTTGAACAATATGCACATCACTCCATTTAATTGCTTCTCCGCTATTATTTTTGATATAGTTATCTGTGTTTTTTACCAAAGCTTTAATATCCATGAAAGCTCGTGTTTATTTAATAAACACGAGATTTCCAACACGAAAAACTTAAATTTATTATAGGTGTTAGTTGTGAAGGTACATACAGCGGTCCCCCTTTCAGAGCACTTTTTATTCACGTTCTATAAGATCATGCATTGCATCGGCCTCGCTCTGGGTGTGTCCTACCACAAAAAAACTTATAAGTAATGCTTTTAATTATAAGGGCACTTATCTGAATAAAATATGACATGTTTTACCGTAACATGATCCCTCAAATATTTTAGCAAACAACAGGCAAGCcttcttttctaaaaaaaaatcacTTCTGTCACAacttacgcgctatctcagagtcaacaTACTGCAGTTGACAAAGTAGacatttttaatccaatctaatctaatcattttctttttctaatCGACTTTGGTTCTTTGCATTAATGTAGTATCAAAGTTTTCCTGGTTTTTCagcttctatttttaaaatattcacaGAAACAACATGCATCTTTTTTGGCTGAAAAACGAAATATTATACTCagtattgaaaatattttcatataaatgCTTTTGAATAGGCTGACAATTATTTTCTGTACACTGTTTCAAATACAATCGATACATTTCAGATAAGTTTAAGTCCCCCTCTAAATATGTTCTTTGTGCGCGTACTCGGCAGTAATGAGATTTTATTACAGGGAAAGAATCTATGTGCCTTCTTGCAAAATTCTTTCTTTCATCATCTATCCTTGGACATCCAACTTTTTCGTTACCACCtcttctttcattttctataaaaCCTGTATTTGTAATCTGTAGGTTTAAGATTTTTTGAGATTTTGTCattcagatagccaagcgggctaggcggccgattctcattcgcttcactgtcgaatggttcagtggatgtgggttcgagccccagctcggtgtacagaaaaataaaaaaaggctaacgcagcagtttaaaattctagatgactCTGCggcttaaggtgggtacacatatgcgagccgaacggtatacgtaccgtacgcgtacagatccttgaaaaatattctacatcgtactgatcgcatacttatctcgatccatggaaagcgacaaaccaacaacgaacacacatgtgcggaatgattcattttatttataatttgagtactgatttatgttcctgtttttgcttgtttaacaaaaataaaaatatgtacaataatcagtttactgttttctcacgtctctctaggaaggaacacgtcatacacacaatgtcgatttgatgacacaataaaaatgttcgctgcgtctagtaagcgccgtccaaactgaaagacgagcttcctttgaagtcgtgaaataaaccgcaacaatttggttcgcgacgagtcacgatgaaacagtacgcaagcggttttttctgccgtacacattaacgaatatagcgttcgcataccgtatgcataccgtatgcataccgtttggctcgtatatgtgtaccgacctttagactagaatatgctagtgtctgatcggcctatggcggagcagtacggcaagagataaaggcttgcggctcggtgatactcctccatagatccttaccggaagggcgtggcgaATAAaaatcggtatatatatatatatatatatataggtttaaaatttttcactttttttcacACATTTTTTTCAAGAAGTCCCGTTGTCTGTTGCTGTctgataaagaccaataaattgTGTGAACATGTTGCCTCTCTTCGTCAGTTATTTTCGTCGGACATTTTAGTCTGCATCTgcatatttgattatgttagtgtagcgatggtctttccattttctgatggcttatggtatcgaatgctttctcgtattCGACAAATAGTCCTAACTTAGATTATGAATATTCCAACACGATAGCTTCTTTTTGTTCTCTCAAATCACATAGCATGCGATAATCCATTAAGATCGAAAAACATCACAAGTGTTTCAACAAAAGAGcactttataaataaaatattttgtgctTACCCTGTGTTTTCCAGCATCTTTTGGCGTAAAATGTATCCTATAAtggaaattgtctattttttccACGTGACAATGAACGGACTTCTTGTCGTGTACTATATCCGCTACAACTTCTCCTGGTACTCCAACACCTCTACAATCTACTTCAATGGCATGCGGAATCAGAGGCAGCGCTCCTTCTATACCAGACACTTGTACCCCATTCGGGTCGAAGACTGAACATGTAAAAGGACctccctaaaaataaaaaagtaataaacaaattaataaaacatatttaagATGACATAGTAATATGTCAATTCATTTCTGCAgaagaggaaatgggcattaaaataaactcaaacaaaaccaaatttagTCTTTGGTCGTAAACCACATCCAGATGCAGAGCTTCAATTAAATGGAATTACGGAAAGTTTGACGAATTGTGTTCCTTTTGccgtttatttttaaatattcggCTTCTCAATTCATCAAATCCGTAGCAAAGCTCTTGCTGAAATTtgtaaatcttttacacatttcgtacagctcaaaaatacagaaaaagacAGTCGTTTTCGTTTAATGCTACCAAAATGGGTGGAGCTTTTTGCTGCTTACGCAGCTTTTGCAGTGGGTGATGACAAGTTTCCAGTGCCATAAAACTGGAACAAATCGGCTATGGTACAGTAACCTCAACAGAAGAGTCCCTGGTCCTCCAAGTTGGGAGTAGAGACGTAGGGCCAGCCCCCTGCTCATATAAAAAGAATTATACGCAAAAGTTTCTAGTAAAGAAAAGATACCGAATAGACTTAACAGAAGACGATTTTTTAGTTGTCCAATGATTAAATTTCTATTGAGAATATGTCTGTTTTCAACAACGTAAAGTGCACATATGGAGTCGACCTTATTATATTCAATAAACTTCGTGTGTTTAAGTATACGTTTTCTAAAGCTTCTTCCTGTTTGTccgacatattttttttaaatctgataaattaatttataaatcaTGCTTTGTCATAATTCTTGTAAATTGTTCATAAAAACGTTTATAGTTTTGTTGAACTGTGGAGCGGCACATcaaattaacataaaataatagtttaaaagaaacaaaataaatcaaTTTGCATAATATGCTGAAGAAATAGCATTAATTGTGTTAAAAAAGTGGTAAAAAATCGTCTTCATGTTCAAAATATCTATGAACAATGaaacattcaattttttatttgtgaaaCGACAGGAACTTTTTGTCATAAAAGTGTACAATTGTTAGTATAGGGTGATATATCTAACAAAAGTTTATTAAGcgctaaaaaattttaaaaatgttcataGAGTCTTacgaaaatattttcaaattaagtgatggattcgaccgttacttgatggaaatttattttatctaactATAAAAAggtgaaaacttttgttttcaacatttccaCTATTTTCAAATTAACTTATAGAAGAATTAACAAAGCGGCGATTTAAAAATTAAACGATTAAAAAAGACAGCAATCAAAGGATTACGCTTTTCGTCTTATCATTATTCATGTCATTATTGTGTTTACTGTTGAGAATGAaccttttacaatttttttcataactttttaaataatttaattatctgGTTGCAGTTAGTTCTcacttttcttattttctttcagCTTTTCACTCCGTGGTTCTTTTTTCATTGATGTACTAATGCCCAACCTCCATACCACTATTTGCATGTCTCTGGTggtcttttaaataatatatggaAACAAGCATTGCATAAAATATATACCTATGTACAATTTTAGTCACAAGCATAAATCAAaagaataattaaataatactagAATTATATATACCTGAATTTGTTTTCCCTGGTAAGTTATTTCTATTCTCCACTCTCCTGGTTCATCCGGTTTGAAGGTGGCACTATTAGTTCCATCTATAACTGTCAAGGGACAATCTAGTGGTCTTCCACTGGGACTATACGCTGTTACTAAGATGTCTTCTCTTCTTGGTGCACCTTAAAACAgaacatatttggattttttaAAGAATATATTATTTGCAGTTAAACCATTTATGAGTAAATTTATAAATTGTCGCTGCATGGATTGGAAATCGAAACCTCGATAATATAGGACGTCGTCCAAAAGGAAGATGGATCGATAGTTTTAAAAGGAACATATAGGAGTAAGGAAACATccaattttatttagaattattgtaatctattctttaaaaaatatagaacgATCATTTATAACTTCGAATTAAGCATAAGGATGTTTCCACCTTCGTAAAAGCATCaagataaaaataaatgtatgtataaaATGTAACATTGTACAATAACTATAAAAGTTCTTACCAGTAGCGTTGACTAGGACCTGCACCAAAGACCCCAGAGCACAAGGTGCCATACCTGGGGGTGCTACTTCTACTAGTGGTGGTAAAACTCTAAAATAATGACCTGCTTGGACTTCTTCTCCTTCGTATTGCACGATGATCTCATGCATACCCACTTTAGAGGGCACAAAATTTCCTTTTCCTTGTTGTAGCTTGCTGCCCAGGTATATTTTGTTGTCTGGACCGCGGATTTCAGTGGATAATTGGGAGTAGGAAAGTGAAGAGTCGAGTAGAGTTACTTGATAGTAAGTctgaaacataaaataaaatgaaaacaaaattttattataacatTACCTAATTTGTAGGTCAATTAATTCAAATAACAATTTACACTAATCATTACCTCGGACCAAGGCAAAAATTGCTTAATGCTGAGCTATAGCTCACTATAACTTGCTTTGATAAAACGGTTTTTGCCTTCTTTGgtgataaagagtttttatgtatttat
This region of Diabrotica undecimpunctata isolate CICGRU unplaced genomic scaffold, icDiaUnde3 ctg00001134.1, whole genome shotgun sequence genomic DNA includes:
- the LOC140431884 gene encoding uncharacterized protein — its product is AFNRFCQQRIMADRNVEHLGVMAYAAHFQWVPERPPLHDLINVTLNSTSGRVGEPTYYQVTLLDSSLSYSQLSTEIRGPDNKIYLGSKLQQGKGNFVPSKVGMHEIIVQYEGEEVQAGHYFRVLPPLVEVAPPGMAPCALGSLVQVLVNATGAPRREDILVTAYSPSGRPLDCPLTVIDGTNSATFKPDEPGEWRIEITYQGKQIQGGPFTCSVFDPNGVQVSGIEGALPLIPHAIEVDCRGVGVPGEVVADIVHDKKSVHCHVEKIDNFHYRIHFTPKDAGKHRVYVYFNGYDVKGSPFMMRVGTQKRSKISSSPTSPYRASPTNRFNSPSPNLSTPTKNSSYTSYRQNASPLLDETHKFAQDYHMKSVSEKRLPSSSPIYQDRTHSPSYNQRNHSPVYRTASPNFHPPSPSYRPNSPPIQGRDSPDFITSRKLNEKRYDFTNKMSSMRLEDSRSPSYLERSSPDVGFTSTSRYDKRVSENRVFTNSSSNGVDTTPIIKVSSLNDQSSSRRDSWDAIAKTKIFCRTESYQTNYNENYSSKKYSDSFGRNSPVYSRIRKEGGASSVKVQPVPDGVLGQPVEFE